A genomic region of Sander vitreus isolate 19-12246 chromosome 11, sanVit1, whole genome shotgun sequence contains the following coding sequences:
- the ssb gene encoding lupus La protein has translation MAENKEEMTPIEMKVARQIEYYFGDHNLPRDKFLKEQLQLDDGWVTLETMLKFNRLKILTTETNVIVEALQKSKTGLLEMSEDKTKIRRSPNKPLPEVNDDYKDALKHKSVYIKGFPLETSLDEIQEWLNGKGAIENIQMRRNLQRQFKGSVFICFDTEDSSKQFLERSDIKSFKDNEMLVLSREDYHVKKAEERKQFKAENKAKAKQDKEQQQKHAEDKEMGLLLDEQTGCLLRFSGELEDVSREDFHELFSGHGKIKWVDFTRGAKEGTLLFDGIAKEAFDNAKEANGGELKIKNNSVTWQVLEGDEEKEELKKIIEAQQESYNRSKSRVGRGRSGGRGRGGRRGRGGRDQGRTQYKGKKTKFESDDEDDAPKAPKRELEDADGPAAKIIKTENGS, from the exons ATGGCTGAAAATAAAGAAGAGATGACTCCAATTGAGATGAAAGTGGCACGACAGATAGAG TACTACTTTGGGGATCACAATCTTCCGAGAGACAAGTTTCTCAAAGAACAACTGCAACTTGATGATGGCTGGGTGACTTTGGAGACGATGCTCAAATTCAACAG ACTGAAAATTTTAACTACAGAAACCAACGTCATCGTTGAAGCTCTCCAGAAATCAAAGACTGGCCTCCTGGAAATGAGTGAAGACAAAACTAAAATCAGGAGGTCTCCAAACAAACCCTTACCCGAAGTGAACGATGATTACAAAGATGCTCTTAAACACAAATCTGTGTACATA AAAGGGTTTCCTCTCGAAACTTCCCTTGATGAGATTCAGGAGTGGCTGAATGGGAAAGGTGCAATAGAAAACATTCAGATGAGGAGAAACCTGCAAAGGCAGTTCAag GGATCAGTGTTTATCTGTTTTGACACAGAAGATTCATCTAAGCAGTTCCTTGAACGTTCAGACATAAAATCATTCAAAGACAATGAGATGCTTGTGTTATCAAG AGAAGACTACCATGTAAAGAAAGcagaagagagaaaacagtTCAAAGCGGAGAACAAAGCCAAAGCTAAGCA GGACAAGGAACAACAGCAGAAACATGCAGAAGACAAAGAAATG GGTCTGCTTTTGGATGAACAGACGGGTTGCCTGTTGAGGTTTTCAGGAGAGCTTGAAGATGTTTCAAGAGAGGACTTCCATGAATTGTTCTCTGGGCATGGAAAGATAAAGTGGGTTGATTTTACAAGAGGGGCCAAAGAG GGCACCCTCCTTTTCGATGGGATTGCAAAGGAAGCGTTTGATAATGCCAAAGAGGCAAACGGAGGGGAATTGAAAATCAAGAACAACAGTGTTACATGGCAGGTGCTTGAGGGGgatgaggagaaagaggaaCTGAAGAAGATCATCGAAGCTCAACAAGAATCATACAACCGGTCCAAAAGCAGAG TTGGCAGAGGAAGATCAGgtggcagaggaagaggaggccgaAGGGGAAGAGGTGGCAGAGATCAAGGCAGAACTCAGTACAAGGGCAAAAAGACTAAATTTGAAAGTGATGATGAGGACGATG cacCAAAAGCCCCAAAGAGAGAACTAGAAGACGCTGATGGTCCCGCAGCAAAGATTATCAAAACTGAAAACGGATCTTAG
- the mettl5 gene encoding rRNA N(6)-adenosine-methyltransferase METTL5 isoform X3, translated as MKLKELESWLQQVDAFEEPKILLEQYPTSPHIAACMLYTIQNTFNDIEGKLVADLGCGCGVLSIGAAMLAAGLCVGFDIDNDALDIFRRNAEEFEISNVDLVQCDLCSLEAEAYAKKFDTVIMNPPFGTKHNQGMDMKFLWAAITMAQTAVYSLHKTSTREHIQKKANDWGVKMEVIN; from the exons ATGAAACTAAAAGAGTTGGAGAGTTGGCTACAGCAAGTGGACGCGTTTGAAGAGCCAAAAATTCTTCTTGAGCAATATCCAACCAGTCCTCATATTGCTG cATGCATGCTTTATACAATCCAAAACACGTTTAATGACATTGAGGGTAAACTAGTGGCAGATCTGGGATGTGGCTGTGGAGTCTTGAGCATCGGGGCTGCGATGCTGGCTGCAGG TTTGTGCGTCGGCTTCGACATTGACAACGATGCACTGGACATATTCAGAAGAAATGCAGAGGAATTTGAAATTTCTAACGTGGACCTGGTCCAGTGTGACCTGTGTTCTCTGGAGGCAGAGGCTTATGCCAAAAAGTTTGACACCGTAATAATGAATCCACCATTTGGGACAAAACACAACCAAG GCATGGACATGAAGTTCTTGTGGGCTGCTATAACAATGGCACAGACAGCAGTGTATTCACTCCATAAAACATCAACACGAGAG CACATACAAAAGAAGGCTAATGACTGGGGAGTGAAAATGGAAGTAATA AACTAA
- the mettl5 gene encoding rRNA N(6)-adenosine-methyltransferase METTL5 isoform X1: MKLKELESWLQQVDAFEEPKILLEQYPTSPHIAACMLYTIQNTFNDIEGKLVADLGCGCGVLSIGAAMLAAGLCVGFDIDNDALDIFRRNAEEFEISNVDLVQCDLCSLEAEAYAKKFDTVIMNPPFGTKHNQGMDMKFLWAAITMAQTAVYSLHKTSTREHIQKKANDWGVKMEVIAELRYDLPASYKFHKKKSVDIQVDFLRFSKA; encoded by the exons ATGAAACTAAAAGAGTTGGAGAGTTGGCTACAGCAAGTGGACGCGTTTGAAGAGCCAAAAATTCTTCTTGAGCAATATCCAACCAGTCCTCATATTGCTG cATGCATGCTTTATACAATCCAAAACACGTTTAATGACATTGAGGGTAAACTAGTGGCAGATCTGGGATGTGGCTGTGGAGTCTTGAGCATCGGGGCTGCGATGCTGGCTGCAGG TTTGTGCGTCGGCTTCGACATTGACAACGATGCACTGGACATATTCAGAAGAAATGCAGAGGAATTTGAAATTTCTAACGTGGACCTGGTCCAGTGTGACCTGTGTTCTCTGGAGGCAGAGGCTTATGCCAAAAAGTTTGACACCGTAATAATGAATCCACCATTTGGGACAAAACACAACCAAG GCATGGACATGAAGTTCTTGTGGGCTGCTATAACAATGGCACAGACAGCAGTGTATTCACTCCATAAAACATCAACACGAGAG CACATACAAAAGAAGGCTAATGACTGGGGAGTGAAAATGGAAGTAATAGCAG AACTAAGATATGACTTGCCAGCATCTTACAAGTTCCACAAAAAGAAGTCG GTTGACATCCAGGTGGACTTCCTACGATTCTCCAAAGCCTGA
- the mettl5 gene encoding rRNA N(6)-adenosine-methyltransferase METTL5 isoform X2, which translates to MKLKELESWLQQVDAFEEPKILLEQYPTSPHIAACMLYTIQNTFNDIEGKLVADLGCGCGVLSIGAAMLAAGLCVGFDIDNDALDIFRRNAEEFEISNVDLVQCDLCSLEAEAYAKKFDTVIMNPPFGTKHNQGMDMKFLWAAITMAQTAVYSLHKTSTREHIQKKANDWGVKMEVIAG; encoded by the exons ATGAAACTAAAAGAGTTGGAGAGTTGGCTACAGCAAGTGGACGCGTTTGAAGAGCCAAAAATTCTTCTTGAGCAATATCCAACCAGTCCTCATATTGCTG cATGCATGCTTTATACAATCCAAAACACGTTTAATGACATTGAGGGTAAACTAGTGGCAGATCTGGGATGTGGCTGTGGAGTCTTGAGCATCGGGGCTGCGATGCTGGCTGCAGG TTTGTGCGTCGGCTTCGACATTGACAACGATGCACTGGACATATTCAGAAGAAATGCAGAGGAATTTGAAATTTCTAACGTGGACCTGGTCCAGTGTGACCTGTGTTCTCTGGAGGCAGAGGCTTATGCCAAAAAGTTTGACACCGTAATAATGAATCCACCATTTGGGACAAAACACAACCAAG GCATGGACATGAAGTTCTTGTGGGCTGCTATAACAATGGCACAGACAGCAGTGTATTCACTCCATAAAACATCAACACGAGAG CACATACAAAAGAAGGCTAATGACTGGGGAGTGAAAATGGAAGTAATAGCAG GTTGA